Genomic segment of Shewanella sp. OMA3-2:
CTTCAAGTAGCGTTAACATGGCCACGGGTCTTTGTCTTTGTGTGCCGTCAAACGCTACAATACTCGCGCCAGCTTGCGCTAAGGCTTTTACATCGTCAATAAATGGAGTAATACGTATTGGACTATCGACTAAATCCCTTTTAACAATACCCACTATCGGCGTGTTAGTGACCTTGGCGACCGCTTTAACATTTTCAACGCCTTCAATTCTTAACCCTTTTGCACCGCCATCAACAGCAGCCAATGCCATAGCAACAATATGCTCGACCTTATCCATAGGGCCGTGATCAACCGGTTGGCAAGAAACAATTAACGACTGTTTTAATAATGTTAGTAGTTGTTTCTCTTTTTCTTTATTTACAGGTGTCATACAGATTTCCTAATTTCTAGATTGATACTGGTGTCGATTTAATTGAGGTAGATCGCATGGTATATAAGGTGAGTCCGGTTAGATCTTTGTTCGCACTATTGGCTGTTTGCGTTAAAAGGCTGGCAATATAGCCCACCACTAAACACGACACAATTCCTATGGTGGCAAATAGATAACCATCGGCCCAGCCCAACTGCCATGCAGATACCATTGCTGCTACACCGGCCAAAATACCTGTAATAGCCCCAAAAGAGTTGGCTTTTTTAGTTAATGCACCTAGCACAAATAAGCCACCCAATGCGCCCATAAACATACCGATGACTTTGAAATACGCTTCCATCAGTGAGCGAATTTCAGGGTCGATAAAGATAAGTCCTGCAAGAGTGCCAAGGATGCCCATGATAAAAGTGAGCCAACGCGCAGCATTCATATAGCCTTTTTCGGTATTCACTAGGTTAAAAGGTCGAATAAAGTCTGTGACTAATGTGGTGGCGATTGAGTTCATGCTGGTTGAGACAGTTGATTGCGCAGCAGCAAAAATACCGGCAACAATCAGCCCCGCAACCCCGATAGGCAGTTCAGTAGCGATAAAGGTTGGAAATATTTGATCAATTTGAATGCTAGGGTCTAATTTTTCTGGGTGTGTTTGATAAAAGGCGTATAGCGCTGTACCAATACAAAAGAATAGTAATGCACTTGGTGCTGCAATTACGGCGTTGGCCCAGATAGATTTTCTAGCGTCGCTCGGGTTTTTGGTCACCATATAGCGCTGCACTACCGCCTGGTCGGCGGTGTAGCTTGATAAATTCTGACCAATCCCCCCAATTACAATCACCCATATAGACAGTGTTGTGATGCTATCTAAGCTGAAATCAACATTTACCATAGTAAATTTATCATCACGCAATCCAATGCTAATAAATTCAGTTAATCCGCCATCTAAGCCAGCTACTATAATTACGAAACAGGCTATTGCACCGAGAATGAGTACAAAGGTTTGTAAGGTATCAGTCCAAATAACGGCTTCGATACCCCCCATGGTGCAATAAATCAAACATAGCCCGCCCATAATCAATACACTATCGCTAGCCGATAGTGGGGTTACCGCTGATAGGGATAATGCTGTTAATGCCATGACTATCCCCATTCTGCCAACGTGAAATAGGGTAAATAAACTACTGGCAAATAGCCTCACACTCATGTTGAAACGTTTTGATAAGTATTCGTAAGCGCTGGTGGCATCAATTTGGCGAAAAAAAGGCATAGCCACATAGATTGCCAGTGGGGCAACAGCCACTATCATCCATATACCAATCAGTAAGACCCAATTACTTTGGTAAACCACAGCTGGCAGAGCGACATATGTTAACGAGCTTAACATGGTGGCATATATCGAGCAGGCTGCAGCCCACCAAGGGATAGATTGGCCGCCACGGAAGTAATCATCGGTATTTCTATTTTTGAAGACAAAAAATAGCCCGAGCAATACCACGCAAATTAAATACACCACTAAAACAGTCATATTGATCCAACCAAAATTCTTTTCCGGTTGTTTGAGCGATGCTTGCCAGAGGCGCAACGAGCTCGTGTTATCAGTACCACGATTTAATGAGTAGATGACGCCATTAGAAGAGGTGATGTTTTCACTAATATATTGAGCTGTTTTAGTGTTTTCGTTTATCTGGATATCGTCAGTATTGCTGGTTAAGTAATCTGTCCAACTGTTGGTAATGGCATTAAATGACAGAGTATTACCTTGTTCTGTAAATGCTAATATATGTGATTGGCCAAATGAACTGAGGTTGTTTATTCGTTGATTCAGTTTTTGGTTAGCTAATGTGACGGTACCAATGCTTTGCCATTGGTTTGCGTTGATAGTGTCCTTTGGATCAAACTTCCAATGACCAGTTAACGCTAAAACCGCTTCTTTTGAATAAATGCGGCCTGCTGAATCAAGCTTATTAAGCGGAAGTTGATAACCACCAATGGCAAAGATTTTTTCCCCCGCACCATCGTTTTGTACGGCTAGTTTAATTCCATTTTGATAGGATTTTTTTGGGCTAGCTAAAGGCAGTGACGGCAGTATCTTCCATGAGTTTTGATGGGTGAAATTGTCGAGATCACTTTTACTGTCAAACAATTTTCCCTCGGTGTTGATAAGTCCATTGAGATCCAACGCATAGAATTTATGATTAGTATCCGCGCCAGTTAGAACATAGAGCACATTGTCCATTATGACAGAAGATGGCGATGTTGCTGTGTTAGGTAGCGCAGGCAGTGGATAGCTATAAAGTGTTTTTGACCCAGAATGCCACATGATCAGGTTAACTAAATTTGTCGCTTTCAGCTTTGCTAGCCCTCCACTAACAAGGGTGGCACCATGGAAATCGGTTGCTGCGGCAAAAGCTCGATTACCTTGCTCTGCTGATAAGCTTGTGGCAATAACATTACTGCCATCGACGATGTAAACCACCTCTGGTTGAATGCTGCTATCAGTGATCTGTTCTGCGATAAAAGGATTTTGTTTAACCGTTAAATCTGTTATTCCAGAGGATATAAGTAAGCGAGTACTTTGATGGCTGATGAATGCACCGTAACCAATATTAATCTTGTCTGCTGAAGTGGTATTGACTTCCTGCCATTGGATAGATGTTTGAGCATGGGTGAGCAATGGCATCATCAACGTCAATAGAAATGCTGACTTTAATATCTTGTTAATCATATGTACCCAAATAGTGTTGTTTTGCTGTATACCTGTTATACCACTTGTGTTGCGGTAATACTATGAAAATATTGAGTCAACTAGAGAATTCTTAGTCTGGTAATACCGAAGATAATACTGCGGTTAATGCGATTATGTTGCTATTAACAAAAAGGCTATCTCTCGATAGCCTTTTCTTATAAGTGTCACATTTTATGCGATATTATTTTTCAGCATAATATTTGTCGAATACGTATTGGATGTGTTGAGTCAGTTTTTTATCTGCACCTTCTACATCATGATTTTTAATACAAGCCAAAATTTCTACATGATCTTGGTGGCTTTTGGCATTAAGTTCTTGAGCATTAGTTTTTGCTGGACGAGCGTCAATGACCCAATCAACAAGTGCCTGATGTATTGCTAAAAAAATCGGATTACCTGGGATAGATGCTATGACTCGATGAAAGTAAATATCTGTCTTTTTAAATTGGCTTTCATTATTTATTGCTTTGCCGTTTAGCTCAACCGCTTTTTCTAACTCCTGAATTTGTTCAGGTGTGGCAAATTCAGCGGCGTGACGAACTAAGCTTGATTCAAAAAAACTTCTTAATTGATCAAAGTACTGCAAACCGTTTGGCTGAGATAAAAAGTCTTTTGACATCCCTGATAATTCAGAAATGATAGCTTCTGGTGATGGTCTGGTAACCCGAGTTCTTTCACCACTACTAATTTTAACTAAACCTTTGCGCGCTAGCGCAGATAATGCATCACGAATAGAAGGTCTGCCTACACCAAATGCAGCCATAAGCTCTCTTTCTGAAGGAAGAGCATCTCCTTCGGCTATTTCACCTTGACGTATCATCAGTTCCAATTCTTCTTCAACTGTTTCCGATAGTTTTTTTCGTTCAACAGGACGTTTAATCGTAATTGGCATAATGAATTCCTTGGGTACGCGATTAGTTATGTATCACCTATTGAGCTATTGTACCAATGAGTGACAGAAAGTATACGAAATTATCAGTATTGATTAACTTTTAGTCATGAAAGCGAGGTCAGGTTTAAGCCTAAAAACGTTGAGTTGATGGCATACCTATCATACCATTGTTGGCATCTAATCTATTAACCCTGTGTATATATGAAATGTCATCAGAAAAAAATGATTTATTATGGGGTTGAGAGTCAGCAGTTCGGACATCTTTATACTCCTAGCCACTCTTCAAATACGCCTGTGGTTATCGTGGTTCATGGTGGCTATTGGAAAGATAATCATAGCCTTGAAACTTATGCAACTTACGCCATTGTTGATTACTTACAATCATTTGAGGTTGCAATATGGAATATAGAATATCGGCGTATGAACACCGAAGGTGAAAATAGCAACGCACCCTGGCCAACTACCTTTAAAGATGTTGCTGATGCCATTGACCATCTGCGTCGTATTCAACATAGTGAAAGCTTAGATTTAAGCCGAGTTTTGATCATCGGTCACTCTGCTGGAGGGCATTTAGCGACTTGGGTTGCCTCAAGAGAAAAGATAGCCGCTGATAGCGAGCTTTATTATCAGGCGCCTTTGAAAATACATAGGGCAATCTCTATAGCGGGTATTTTAGATCTGGCGTCAGTGAATGATGTTGACCAACCAGAGCAAATATATCGATTGATGGGGGGAACGCCATATACTCAGCCAGGGCGCTACCTTGCGTGTAATCCAAGCCTTTTATATCACTCCCAAATGGCGCTAACTGTGGTGCACGGTGAGCGAGATACTTGCGTTAACATTTCACAAGTAAAGCAATTCTGCGAACAACCCCAGACTAAGTTAAGGCAAATTATTTTACCTACCGCCGATCATTTTTCGATGCTACCTCATAATGGTGATTGGAGTGCGGCGCAGTGGCAGAAAATCCAACAATTAATTACAGATGAGATACAGGCTTTAGGCTAGGGGATTATAGCGAACACAATAACTTGACTTGATTCGATAGGATTGTATTTTTGTGTTTTAGATAAAAGACGTGTTGGTTTTTTAATAGCCAGCACGTCTTTTTTTATGGCGTTAAAGCTGTGCTATTTCGGTTGAGTGATAGCCAGTTCGAAATTTATATACTTCAATAAAGTACTGCCTGTCGCTTCATAGATAATTCCGATTGAACCATCATGTAGGCGTACTATATCTGAGTAGGCGCTTACGCCATACACTAGTTGATAGGGTGTGCCAAACGTCTGCCCTTCGTTGATACTCGACCAGATCCCTAGGTTATTGCGGCTGGGACCTGATGATGTGCCTATCGGTGCCGACACAATGATTCGGTCTTCAATATCGCCAGAACGAACTGCTGAATAGCGGGTTAAACCGATATCAACCTTCGAGATAACTAAGTCGTGGTTGATTTGAGTCCATGTAACCCCCGCGTCGCTGCTTAAAAAGTGATACCGAGTACCAGCTGCGCCGCCATCGTTTCGAGCAGACAACAAGAGTGTAC
This window contains:
- a CDS encoding transcriptional regulator NanR; translated protein: MPITIKRPVERKKLSETVEEELELMIRQGEIAEGDALPSERELMAAFGVGRPSIRDALSALARKGLVKISSGERTRVTRPSPEAIISELSGMSKDFLSQPNGLQYFDQLRSFFESSLVRHAAEFATPEQIQELEKAVELNGKAINNESQFKKTDIYFHRVIASIPGNPIFLAIHQALVDWVIDARPAKTNAQELNAKSHQDHVEILACIKNHDVEGADKKLTQHIQYVFDKYYAEK
- a CDS encoding sodium:solute symporter, which encodes MINKILKSAFLLTLMMPLLTHAQTSIQWQEVNTTSADKINIGYGAFISHQSTRLLISSGITDLTVKQNPFIAEQITDSSIQPEVVYIVDGSNVIATSLSAEQGNRAFAAATDFHGATLVSGGLAKLKATNLVNLIMWHSGSKTLYSYPLPALPNTATSPSSVIMDNVLYVLTGADTNHKFYALDLNGLINTEGKLFDSKSDLDNFTHQNSWKILPSLPLASPKKSYQNGIKLAVQNDGAGEKIFAIGGYQLPLNKLDSAGRIYSKEAVLALTGHWKFDPKDTINANQWQSIGTVTLANQKLNQRINNLSSFGQSHILAFTEQGNTLSFNAITNSWTDYLTSNTDDIQINENTKTAQYISENITSSNGVIYSLNRGTDNTSSLRLWQASLKQPEKNFGWINMTVLVVYLICVVLLGLFFVFKNRNTDDYFRGGQSIPWWAAACSIYATMLSSLTYVALPAVVYQSNWVLLIGIWMIVAVAPLAIYVAMPFFRQIDATSAYEYLSKRFNMSVRLFASSLFTLFHVGRMGIVMALTALSLSAVTPLSASDSVLIMGGLCLIYCTMGGIEAVIWTDTLQTFVLILGAIACFVIIVAGLDGGLTEFISIGLRDDKFTMVNVDFSLDSITTLSIWVIVIGGIGQNLSSYTADQAVVQRYMVTKNPSDARKSIWANAVIAAPSALLFFCIGTALYAFYQTHPEKLDPSIQIDQIFPTFIATELPIGVAGLIVAGIFAAAQSTVSTSMNSIATTLVTDFIRPFNLVNTEKGYMNAARWLTFIMGILGTLAGLIFIDPEIRSLMEAYFKVIGMFMGALGGLFVLGALTKKANSFGAITGILAGVAAMVSAWQLGWADGYLFATIGIVSCLVVGYIASLLTQTANSANKDLTGLTLYTMRSTSIKSTPVSI
- a CDS encoding alpha/beta hydrolase, which translates into the protein MKCHQKKMIYYGVESQQFGHLYTPSHSSNTPVVIVVHGGYWKDNHSLETYATYAIVDYLQSFEVAIWNIEYRRMNTEGENSNAPWPTTFKDVADAIDHLRRIQHSESLDLSRVLIIGHSAGGHLATWVASREKIAADSELYYQAPLKIHRAISIAGILDLASVNDVDQPEQIYRLMGGTPYTQPGRYLACNPSLLYHSQMALTVVHGERDTCVNISQVKQFCEQPQTKLRQIILPTADHFSMLPHNGDWSAAQWQKIQQLITDEIQALG
- a CDS encoding N-acetylmannosamine-6-phosphate 2-epimerase, whose amino-acid sequence is MTPVNKEKEKQLLTLLKQSLIVSCQPVDHGPMDKVEHIVAMALAAVDGGAKGLRIEGVENVKAVAKVTNTPIVGIVKRDLVDSPIRITPFIDDVKALAQAGASIVAFDGTQRQRPVAMLTLLEAIHSAGCIAMADCADYETGLMLAQQGCTFIGSTMSGYTDLNPPPHDPDYALVTRWVSQGLHVIAEGRYHSPDRAAKAIELGAFSVTVGSAITRVEHITQWFATSIAGAVLTEEIPR